A region of the Mus musculus strain C57BL/6J chromosome X, GRCm38.p6 C57BL/6J genome:
ATTATTCTCAGATCCCATGAAATAGCCAGAATAAACTAGAGTGTGCAGATAAACACTTCCTCCGGAAAAAACCGACCGCTACCTCATCTAGATATTTAAATAGACCAATAATCAATAGAAGTTCATCGATAGGTTCTAAGTAACAGTTCAATAGGAAATTTCTGCCACGAAATTACACAGTATAGGGTTGACTATGCTAATGATTGTACAGTGTATATTTCAAAATGTTACAAGGAAGAAGTTGAGTGTTTTCTCCACAAACACACTGATATATACAGAAGAGGACATGTGTACTTAGCCTGATTAAACATtagataatatatacatgtaggtAAACATCACATGGTAACTCTTTGatcattttttatgttttaatagataaataaaaaattaaatgcaagTTAAAAATGTATACTAGCCTAATTGATACATCTACAATACAGCTCCTGAACCTAAGATTCAGGGAATATTACAAAATGAAAGGtgtagaaagattttaagagacaGACAAAAATGTACTGTGACACAACTGTGTCACCCCTGATACCTTAGTAATGTGGCTGTTGAAACAACACCTGAATGACGATGGCACTAATAGACATGATAGTGGGAAAGGGGGAATCTCATGGGGCCCCAAATTCTAAACAAAGAACTAAGAAATAATGAAAGTGGAAAACAGTCTTACATaggaaagagcacaccaattaTTTATGCAATAACAAACACtcaaccctgaaaacatatatatgcaACTAGCATATAGactgtttatttatgtgtatgtatgtaagtgtgttaTCTCTATGTATATTAGATAAGTATGTATCTAACAACAAAGAGACCATGAACTTGAGGGAAAGCAAGTGAGGGAGGGGGGTGTACATGAGAGAAGTTGGAGGAAAGGAGTAATTATGTCCATTAAATTGTACCAGGGCTATAGAGATATCTGAGCAGTTCAAATCACTTGTTGCCCTTGCAGGAGAatggaattcagttcccagcacccagtacAGGAGCCTCACAAGCCCCTGGACCTGtggctccaggagatctgaaacctctggcctctgcaggcaactgcactcacatgtgcatacccacagaaacatccacatagaaagaaaagaaaagaagaggggaggaggggaggggaggggaggggaggggaggggaggagcatgGACTATTTagtaaaattaaaacatacaCTTTAATGGAATGAATTACtgagaaatcaatatataaaattgGTTGTAAGATAAAGTCCTTTTAGGTCGTGGGGATTGTGGACACAGGACAGAGAACAGAAATCTGCTTATGATGGTCTGTAATCAAAATAGTAAACTTATTTCAGATTAAAAATGAGGGGAGGGCTAGAGTTTGTGTGTTCCTGAGGAATATTCTGAAGAAAACTCAGAAGAATTCAGAGACCAGAGAATAAGAGCTGAACATGGTCATTAATTAAGTATTTTTTGTACCAAGTAATGAGACTGGGTTAACAATTAGTAGGTCACTTTTTAGGAATAAAtacaacttttttgtttttgttttttttttttgttttgtttttttgtttgtttgtttttttgagacagggtttctctgtatggccctggctgtcctggaactcactttgtagaccaggctggcctcgaactcagaaatccacctgcctctgcctccccgagtgccgggattaaaggcgtgcgccaccacgcccggctacaatATGCTTTGTAACTACCTATTATATAGAGCTACCAAAGACAAACTTATAccctaaaaaatgaaaagaactatGAAGCAAAAATTTGCTTCTATGTGGTATCTGCAGCTCACATTAGTCTGATGTGGCAAGGCTGCTTCAAGAGTGTGCTGCTAAATGGGCTTTTCCCTAGAGATGAGCCTAATgagtgaggggaaggaagggaaaacaaaaccaaaccaaaaccaaaccaaagccaaCAACAAACCACAGTCTGTGTCTCCACCTGCTGGTGCAGTCTCATACTGCAGCCAGGGCCAACAAAATCAGCATGATCTCAAAAGATGACAGAGCAGAAACCAACTACAATTCAAAGACGTTGTTCTTGCCATAGGTGAAATTCAAGAACATGCAGTCAAACATGCCAATATTGATTCTTATTGACAATCCAGGGAGAGAGGGTGGAGACTGACTGGTGTACCTGTGTGAAGTATTTTCCATCCTGTTTCAGAACCTTCATTGACAGGTCGAGAATCAGTCTGAGGAAATCCCATGTGGAATCTGGATGTGGAAAAGATTgttttataaatatgattttcatGTATCAAATATCCACTCATAGTGATAAAAAAGAAGAGATCGAGTTGAAGACCATCTTTGGCTAAATAGTAGGTTTGAGGTCACCCTGCACTACATGAGActttaactgaaaaaaataataaaatacaaaaaaatatctAAAGAACCTTGAGCTTGAAAGGTTGTTCATGAATAATAATGTACAATCATATAGCTGGTTTGTACACACACCAATGCAAACACCAAGGTCAAAATCAAGTGCACATCTATTTAAAACTTATCACACCACCAATAAAGACTTAACATAGgagctgggagtgtagctcagtggtgaaaaGCTTGTTCATCTGCAGGagatcctgggttccatccccagtactaCTCACAGGTAAATAACAAAGACTGCTCACAAAGGAGGAGCtcaaattcttaaaaaataaaaaataaaaataaaaaagcctgaGTGAGGAACAATCTAGCTTCAACCAATGCCAAAACTAAGAATGTCTTCAGACAGCTTTCAAATTCTATAACAGAATTACTGTAACCCACCTAACGTGGCCACCAATGCATGTGAAAAATCCTTgatttgtgactttcttttgttctacAATTATAAAACCATGACACCGTTACCACACTGGAACACAGTCTTACACTAACCTGAATCCACATTCCCTGACCACAGCTGCTCATAGTTCATTCCAGAACAAACTCTTACACCTTTTGTAGGATAAGCTGTGTTTTGGCCtggagggagtggcactattagtaggtgtggccttgttgtagaagCAGGCTTTGAGGCACCTACATATAAGCTGGGCACGGTAAGGCCCGTCTGCATTCCCAGCTATGGGGAAGTAGAGACAGTAATGCCTACTTGATTTAAGTTCTAGACTCAGTAGGAAtccctttctcaaaaaattaagaggGAATATAATTTAATGACATTCAATGTTGACCACTGGcctcacatatgcacatgaatgtgCATACACACGTGTGCCCACATTCGAGCATGCACATATAAGAGTACTAAAAACATAGAACACAATCTACCTTCTTCTGGAGATGTAGAGATAGGGACAGCTGTCAAATCATTAATCACATAATCAAACTCTCTCCCTTCTTTGGCGTACATCTTCAGTACTGGGATACAGTCTTCTATAAGAACCTTTCAGAGAGAACAAGATCAGACACATGAGTCAACAGAAATGGGTATGTCATTAAGCACTTATAAAGGGAAAATGCAAGCTGGGCTTTAAATCCATAGAACCAGCCCATGAACAGAGATCTTCACCTCTGTTAATACCAaaaactgtttcaaaaacaaaaggtcAGGCCGTGCAGTGATAGTGCatgagtttaatcccagcacttgggaggcagaggcaggcggatttctgaatttgaggccagcctggtctacagagtaagttccaggacagccagggctatacagagagattgtgtcttgaaaaacaaaaacagggggctggtgagatggctcagtgggtaagagcacccgactgctcttccgaaggtccgaagttcaaatcctagcaaccacatggtggctcacaaccacccgtaatgagatctgatgccctcttctggttcatctgaagacagctacagtgtacttacattaaataaataaataaataaataaataaataaataaataaataaataaatagaaagaaaaacaaaagaaggaaaagaaaagaaaagaaaagaaaagaaaagaaaagaaaagaaaagaaaagaaaacctaaggTCAGGACTTGATACCAACACCATAGAAAAGTTCACCTGACACATCTGTTTCCTTTACTAAAATTGAAACCATGTACATCTGATCATGTACAGTAAATTACTCTATGTTCTACTCCTTGACTTTAATATTCCTTTATAAGCATAATCATATTAACTCCCCTCAGTTCCCAATTTAAAAaggctgtgtttttcttttctatcttcgtTTTTTGTACCTAGGGCTTGAGTTTACTGAACTTTCCCTTTCGTTGGTTTGTAGGGTTAGTTGACTTCGTTTTCAAGCAAGAGGATGGCCCAGTTAAGCCAGTTTTGCTTACTAGAGCTTTCCCCAAGTGAAATAAAATGCATATTGGATATGTTAAGAGTGTGTTGGAATACATACTATAAATTCAAGCTCCCAAACACAAATCTTATGTGTCTACACTCTGTGTCTGACTTCCTATTTGATTAGAGGGCCTGGAGCAAATTACCAATGAGAAGGAAAAGTCTCTCTCCACAATGACTACTGTGTGAATTTCTCTTGGCTACTTTTACACATTCATTCTAATAAAAGCAACTTTGAAAGCATTCGTTGGTCTCACTCCCTTGGGGTTCTGATGCCATTTAGAAGGAGGATAAATGAGAAGCCCCTGAAACTGTTCTGCTGTCACGCCTCTCCACCGACTAACGACATTTCCTGTCTCAGGAAAATCTTCCCATCGTGCACATCGGCCTCATCATACCTCTTGCTAAGTTTACTTCTAAGTACTTAGCGGACTACTTTGAGTGCGATTTCCTGTCACACGTCTCCCAATTTCCTTTCAAACTGTTCTGCATTTAACAGAGAGAAAAATTAATCTTTCCTAAATCACTCACaactttaatcactgagccaattTCTCAGAAATCACAGAGATCAGCATGGCAAATTTCTTGGACTTTTCTAACCATTTTTATCCCctataattatttcattatttttatgactTGCATCTTCCTATCTTACTATATTAGTGACTTCAAAATTAATGATAATCTCAGATACACAACACTCATAATTTGGTTCCTGCTTCCAATGAAAATGACTTTTTTCGACTTACTCCAATTTTTACTTTAGCATTTACTGTTAAAATTAAGTCTCTGATACTTTCTATTGTATTTTGGTAGATTACCTCTATTAGAATGTCTTTTGCTATGGGTACCcaagtatatatgtgcatgcaggcGTCAACCAGAGGTCAAACTGAGGTTTTATAGGGTCTCTCAGTAGCCTGAAGCATTCCTATTAAGACTGGATGGAGTAGCCTAGGGAGATTATAATCACATGCCACTATATACTCGCACACCCAGCAGTTTTATGTAAGCgttggtattgaactcaggttttcatgttTACACAGCAAGCTGTTACCAACTAAGCTGTCTCCCTAGCTCCTATAGCAATTATTATTCAGAATGAGTGATAAACATTCTGACACTCTGTCTTTTACTATCATTAGTTATGTTTCTCCTTTGCGTTATTTAtgagcccggcagtggtggctcacacctttaatcccagcacttgggaggcagaggcaggtacatctctgagttaaagaccagcctggtctacagagtgacttccaggacagtcagggctacacagagaaaccctgtctcggaaaaaaaaaattatgaaatataacTAACTTGTTTTATCATTACTTTATTAcagtgcatgcgtgcgtgtgtgtgtgtgtgtgtgtgcgtgtgtgtgtgtatgtgttttactaATTAAACTGAGGTCATCAGGAGGCTTGGAGGCAACTGCCTTTACCCACTACATCATCTCAATAGTCTAATAACAAATTTCTTAAAATTCccccctttaatttttttaagctaAATTCTATTTGAGTATAATAGATTAAAATAATAAGTTGCTAAGTTTAGCATCTTTTACTTgataattttatatgtgtgtacataaacCAAATGTGTGCTCAGGTGGATCTGTCTTCTCCCAGACAAGGCTCCCACCATGCCTGAAAGCTTCAGAACCctcagtaaaaaaaataaaataaaataaaaataaaaataaaaggggggggggggaaggaaaggaaaagaaaggaaaggaaaaaattccAGGCTCCCCCTGGTGGTTGCTCTAAAATACTCAACAGTGCCATCCTCATTGAATAGAAACAATGTGATTTATTATTCAAAGTTCCCAGACCGGGTGGCTTTAACACTATTTAGTCACATATCCTTCCAGTCCATTGCCAACTGTACACCCAAAGCCCGAAGAAATACAGCCTTTTACCCTCGCTGCCCACAGCTGAACACCTGGCTCACAGATGGTTCATCACACCACCTACGTGTGCCCTAAAAGTTACAGAACTCATTTAAGAGACGACTACTGGTCAATCTCCCATTTCCACCACACCCCTATTAACATCTAGATTGTCTTGATGTTCCAGGTTTATTCTTCTGGTCACTCATTAATCTGTACACACAACAAAACCAGGGTGACAGGATTCTGCACTTCTACCCCACAACCTTGAATCCATTCCCTTTAATAGTTCAGTTCTTCTCAATATAAGTGCATGGGGTGGGGATTCAGTGCAGCAGGTAGGGAGGGGGTCTGGCCAGTTCTTTGTCAGCCATGGTAACTTTGAATTCAGTGTCAAACAGTTCAACCAAAGTTCAGCAAAAAGCCGGGcgcggtggtgcatgcctttaatcccagcactcgggaggcagaggcaggcagatttctgagttcggaggccagcctggtctacagagtgagttccaggacagtcaggagtacacagagaaaccctgtctaaagaagagaaagtctttagggcgtggtggcacatgcctttaatcccagcacatgggaggcagaaacaatCACAACTGCACTTTAAGGCGAACAGAATTCCTGCTCCAAATTAAAATGCCTGTAACAAACTCAAATTTAAATGTGCATACATTAGGGAAGAAAGAAGTGCTGGGTAATTGACATCCCAAAGTACAACACTCATCCAAATTGCTTATAAATCTGGAGATGCACATTTCAGATTCTGTTCAATTAAGTATTTGCTTGGGCATCTTGCTCTAACAAGCTCTCATGTCTATGACAATGAAATATATGCATCTGCACACATCAGAGTGGTTGCTCAACTTTCAAGCACAATACAATTTAGGACAGAAACAAATTGCTTATTTGCAACATTTTAATCAACTACATCTACCAATTAAAAATCTAAATTCTGTCTGAAAGACCAAGACTTCAAGACATTATTCAGGGTAACAGCAGAAGGTGGTAGATTCTACATCATTTAAAAAGTACATGACATCTTTTATACCAAGATTAACGTAGATCTCTCAGTGGTAGTGGGTGTCTAGCATTCAGAATGGCCAAGTTTAAtcctcaataacaaaaaaaaagtaacacaATAAAATCTTTACTAGAGGCTTCTTTCGGTATGTGTACACTGTCTACTGTAAATATGAACAGATACTAAGTTCACAGAGACTGTCTTCTTAACCAATTATAGCAAAAGGTACAGGTCCAATTGATGACTTCTGGTCTATTTTCAGTCAATTTAAAAGTATGCTACCAAGGGAACAGGATTACCTGATAGCAGTCTCCTCTAAGATTGTCTAAGACATCTCCACATGTTCTCCGCATGTATTTCTTACATCCATCAATTACCATTTGGTCAATGTCCGAAACAGTTTAAGGAAAATTTGAGTGTGCCAAAGAATTCTGAAAGAGTAAGCCTTCTCTAAAACATAAAagttcaaacaaacaaaggttTTACTGTAGCCATCTGAGGATCATAAAGTTAAAAACTGGACGTTACAGTGACTTAATTTTCTTTCACACTAAGGATGTTCAAATTAAACTAATTTTTTTCCCCCATGAAATGGCTTAGGCAAGCCAGTTTGACAACCACTAAGCAGCAGATGGGACACCCAACATGGATACTCTCTAATCCACAATTATATTATTATCTTTTCTTCTCTACTGGCAGACACATACAAGGCTGCCAGTTGTAAATTCAAATGTTTGTTCAAGGAAGTCAACATAACACATCTGCCTTGAGTCTGTGGAAATACTCATGGGAGTCTGAAAATGCCAAAGGAAGGACCAAAAAAATTCAGTTACCTTGTTATCTCTATTATCTacctatctaatctatcatctagCACCTATCTAGCACCTAtctatcatgtgttttttttctcatttttaaaaaaaatgcctatGTATGAGCGTGTGCATGCTGTTATGAatgtgcactacatgcatgctTGCAGCTGCTAAAAAATGTGGCACCAGGTACACTGAAGCtagagtttcagacagttgttGGTCACCAAGTAAATACTTGAAACCAAACCAGGTCGTCTAttaaagcagcaagtgctctgagccatccctctagtgACTGAAGCTGTTTTCTTATACAGTAAAGGATATCTCTACCATAGTGACCATCTTTGGTTTCAGTTTGACAATTTCACACAATATGCCTCCATCGCCGCCTCCCAGAATCAGTACATCTTTGCCAGTGTAGTCTTCTTTACCACTGCCCATGATGGCACGGGTATATGCCAAGTCACTCTCTGCCAAATCtagggaggagaaaaaaaactcaaatgatgACTCTACCCAAATATATAAATGACTTGACCTGCTGAAATCTAGCTTGCAATGAAAATTTCCCAATGTTTTAAAACAGtgcaattttttgttgttgttgttgttgtttttggattGAGTAGTTTTAATGAATCTGATACataggacaaaaaaaaagaactaagaaTACAATCTTGAGAATGTACAAATATTGTGAATAATTAAACCGGATGCTGTTTTCAAGATAACATTTCGAACAAAATGCAGTCAAGTTAGATGAATACTCCCTGGTGTTATCAGTGTTCTATGGTGGGCTCGCTGCACTAGTCTGTGTACTTACGGTTGGAATTTGTCCATACTAAAATGCCTTTTTTAAACAAGCAGCTGTACTTTCTACTGAAAATCAATCCAACTatccatcaaataaataaaaatctacttCAAAACAATGTTTAAACAAAAAATCCAGACAAGCCACAGGTTCGTACAATTTAGTGAATCTTAAGCTAGCAGTGTCAGAGTTAAGCTCAGACAAATCCCTGACAATGGCACTTGTTGAGAAAGTAGCGGCTACCAACACACAGCCCCTTGTTAGGCAATCAGAGGATGAGTGGGATACTTACTAACATCCCCGCTGAGGATGAGAATATTCCCAAACTGCTTCGAGTGTAGGATTTTGATGTTCTGATATGGTGAATCTTCATCATACACCACTTCATCTATGTCATACTCAACCAGGCGCCCATCAGCAGTAGGCCAGTATCTGTCAATGGCCCCTCCGCGAACTATGGGTGGTAATCtggaggggaagagacagaaatAAGTCTTTGGGGAGAACACTGCTTTACAAGAAGGACCTTAGATGGAGAGTGTACAGAAGGCCATGAgggacaagagagatggctcagtgcttgcaGAGTGTACTGCTCCTACAGAAGACTCAAGTTTGGTTTCTGGCTTTGGTTGCCACTGCtagtgactccagttccagggaactatCTGGATCTCATCGTCCAGCacttacactcacatgcacatacccacaattaagaagaagaagaagaaaaaggtagCCGTGTGTTTGTTCCAGACTCTAAACTCACAAAACAATCCAAACCCCGGACACTCACAATCAGTCCACAAAGTTTCAATGCTTGCACAAAACCATTTCTCTTAaagggaaaacaagaaagaactttctggaatgttttaaaattattttcctaatgAAAACTTGAAGGAGAAAATGGGCCCGACAGATAGCTATCACACTGTACATATCGATCTCCAAAGATGTACAAAACCACACAGTCATTACTGCAGTTAGAAGTTCCATGATCTAGTGCAGATTCCATCTCGAAGGGTCCTAAAGAGTCCTAACTATGTCCTCCATAGCAGTCCCTTTCCCGCTTTGACATAAGTAAGTGGGCTCTTCTGTGGTCCTCAGAGACAGAGTACTACACCAACAATTATTCACTAGTGGCAACGGGATGTAGGAGCTGCTTGTATAAAGCACTAATTACTGAGAAAGCGACAAAATGATAAAGTATTTCTGATAGGATACACATAACAGAACCTACCAGCAGAGGGCACTAAatgacaagggaaaaaaaaaactccaaaaaagaGGCTTGGTAAATCTCACCCAAGGCAATGAGAACACACTGCACACCCAACAATGAAGTGGTACTATGTACAGAACTATACATATGTGTCAATAATGCTGGAACACACAACCTCTGCTCACTTCCCAATCTCCTCTCACCTTCTTCCAATAGTGCAGCCACAGTCTGCTAACAAGTGAAGAAAACCTTCTCAGAAACACACCCACAACATACCAcacactacagacacacacacaatctgtaaACTGCTCCACAGCCAACAAATTTCTCACAAGCTTTAATCCTAACAACTCCAGGTTTAGCCAATTTATACTTTCCAGTGAGTAAATTCATCTTTCAGAACTAGGCAGACCAG
Encoded here:
- the Sms gene encoding spermine synthase isoform 1 (isoform 1 is encoded by transcript variant 1) — its product is MAAARHSTLDFKLGAKADGEAILKGLQSIFQEQGMTESVHTWQDHGYLATYTNKNGSFANLRIYPHGLVLLDLQSYDSDVQGKQETDSLLNKIEEKMKELSQDSTGRVKRLPPIVRGGAIDRYWPTADGRLVEYDIDEVVYDEDSPYQNIKILHSKQFGNILILSGDVNLAESDLAYTRAIMGSGKEDYTGKDVLILGGGDGGILCEIVKLKPKMVTMVEIDQMVIDGCKKYMRRTCGDVLDNLRGDCYQVLIEDCIPVLKMYAKEGREFDYVINDLTAVPISTSPEEDSTWDFLRLILDLSMKVLKQDGKYFTQGNCVNLTEALSLYEEQLGRLYCPVEFSKEIVCVPSYLELWVFYTVWKKAKP
- the Sms gene encoding spermine synthase isoform 2 (isoform 2 is encoded by transcript variant 2), with the protein product MTESVHTWQDHGYLATYTNKNGSFANLRIYPHGLVLLDLQSYDSDVQGKQETDSLLNKIEEKMKELSQDSTGRVKRLPPIVRGGAIDRYWPTADGRLVEYDIDEVVYDEDSPYQNIKILHSKQFGNILILSGDVNLAESDLAYTRAIMGSGKEDYTGKDVLILGGGDGGILCEIVKLKPKMVTMVEIDQMVIDGCKKYMRRTCGDVLDNLRGDCYQVLIEDCIPVLKMYAKEGREFDYVINDLTAVPISTSPEEDSTWDFLRLILDLSMKVLKQDGKYFTQGNCVNLTEALSLYEEQLGRLYCPVEFSKEIVCVPSYLELWVFYTVWKKAKP